The following coding sequences lie in one Apium graveolens cultivar Ventura chromosome 3, ASM990537v1, whole genome shotgun sequence genomic window:
- the LOC141713654 gene encoding chaperone protein dnaJ 49-like — protein MDGNKDEAIKCLQIGRDALDIGDRSRALKFISKARRLDPSLQIDDLLSKIQSLDSPIDNESSKPKFTEIDANSTPRRRNLGTGSSSSSSSSGSVAYNEEQVSIVREIRRKKEFYDILGLERSASVEDIRKAYRKLSLKVHPDKNKAPGAEEAFKLVSKAFMCLNDEESRKRYDVVGSDEVVYERRPDRRNRGFNGFHDDGEFDADEIFRNFFFGGMNPGAATQFRGFGFGNGVNVRMGNNNGSAGGSNARTLIQLLPVILFVLLSLWPSPEPVYSLGRSYPYQHLVTTPKGVDYYVKSRNFEQEYPIGSNERAELEWRVEREYLSIVTQNCQIERQRLQWGFIKEAPHCNALKQFQAAAA, from the coding sequence ATGGACGGCAACAAAGACGAGGCAATCAAGTGTCTCCAAATCGGCCGCGACGCACTCGACATCGGCGATCGATCTCGCGCTCTAAAATTCATCTCGAAAGCTCGCCGTCTCGATCCTTCTCTCCAAATCGATGATTTACTCTCAAAGATTCAATCTTTAGATTCTCCGATCGATAACGAATCTTCGAAACCTAAATTTACTGAAATTGATGCTAATTCGACTCCCCGGCGGAGGAATTTAGGTACTGGATCGTCTTCGTCTTCGTCGTCGTCGGGTTCGGTTGCGTATAATGAGGAGCAAGTGTCGATTGTGAGGGAAATTAGGAGGAAGAAGGAGTTTTATGATATTTTAGGGTTAGAGAGAAGTGCTAGTGTTGAGGATATTCGAAAGGCGTATCGGAAATTGTCGCTTAAGGTTCATCCTGATAAGAATAAGGCTCCGGGAGCTGAGGAAGCGTTCAAGTTGGTATCGAAAGCGTTTATGTGTTTGAATGATGAGGAGAGTAGGAAGAGGTATGATGTTGTTGGTTCTGATGAGGTTGTTTATGAACGTAGACCGGATAGGAGGAACCGAGGGTTTAATGGATTTCACGATGATGGTGAGTTTGATGCGGATGAGATTTTTAGGAATTTCTTTTTTGGGGGAATGAATCCTGGTGCTGCAACGCAGTTTCGGGGGTTTGGGTTTGGGAATGGAGTGAATGTGAGGATGGGGAATAATAATGGTTCTGCTGGTGGTTCGAATGCTAGGACTTTGATTCAGTTATTGCCGGTGATTTTGTTTGTTTTGTTGAGCTTGTGGCCGTCTCCGGAGCCTGTTTATAGTCTTGGAAGATCTTATCCTTATCAACATTTGGTTACTACGCCaaagggtgtcgattattatgtTAAGTCAAGGAATTTTGAGCAGGAGTATCCTATAGGTAGCAATGAGCGTGCGGAGCTTGAATGGAGGGTTGAAAGAGAGTATTTGTCAATTGTTACTCAAAATTGTCAGATTGAGAGACAGCGGCTTCAGTGGGGTTTTATTAAAGAAGCACCACATTGCAATGCTTTAAAGCAGTTTCAGGCAGCAGCGGCTTGA
- the LOC141713655 gene encoding uncharacterized protein LOC141713655, with protein sequence MGWIGEQVDSIKSIQFRQLITQTISLGMIVTSALIIWKGLMCVTGSESPVVVVLSGSMEPGFKRGDILFLHMSKDPIRTGEIVVFNIDGREIPIVHRVIKVHERPDTGEVDVLTKGDNNLGDDRLLYAPGQLWLQRHHIMGRAVGFLPYVGWVTIIMTEKPIIKYILIGALGLLVITSKE encoded by the exons ATGGGGTGGATCGGAGAGCAAGTTGATTCAATCAAGTCTATTCAGTTCAGGCAGCTTATCACTCAGACCATCTCTCTCG GCATGATTGTAACCTCAGCGCTAATTATATGGAAAGGATTGATGTGTGTAACTGGTAGTGAGTCGCctgttgttgttgtgctttctgGAAGCATGGAGCCTGGTTTTAAGAGA GGTGACATTTTATTCTTGCATATGAGCAAGGATCCCATTCGTACGGGAGAAATTGTTGTGTTCAATATCGAT GGACGTGAAATTCCTATTGTCCATCGAGTTATTAAG GTTCACGAACGCCCAGATACCGGAGAAGTTGATGTCCTTACAAAAG GTGACAACAATTTGGGGGATGACAGACTCCTGTATGCTCCGGGTCAACTCTGGCTGCAACGCCATCATATTATGGGGAGAGCTGTCGG ATTCTTGCCCTACGTTGGCTGGGTAACAATCATAATGACTGAAAAGCCTATAATCAAG TACATATTGATCGGAGCTCTAGGCCTGCTTGTTATTACATCAAAGGAGTAG
- the LOC141713652 gene encoding pentatricopeptide repeat-containing protein At4g32430, mitochondrial gives MITRHLIFKTLPNSTQNTFKTARKLNSFQHAHQLFDEIPHPDNISIHHSMLTEIRKNCHSGALDIFKRQVHLGFFSIDEVAIAIALKACRGDLKYGYQIHGYAVTSGFFGYVTVANALMNVYCKSGKFNKALSIFDDVGISDVVSWNTMLSGFQDVEDVVSFSCKMNSSGVKFDAVTYNVVLARCAGSGVFGFGSQLHCLVLKCGMDGEIYVGNALISLYAKCGRMVEANKLFKDMPKKDLVSWNAMVSAYSQEGNYGVEAIELFVQMVREGMELDHVSFTSLVSSCGNEINLKLGRQVHGLTIKRGFEMHVEVGNVLISMYSKCEVTEDAQLVFWSMTDRNVVSWTTMISINEEIAVTLFNKMRVNGVYPNDVTCVGLIHAITKNDMMSEGKMVHGFCIKTSFVTEMNVANCFITMYARFKAMVDSKKVFNELECREIVSWNALISGYDQNEMYQEAVHTFYLARLHLQPNHYSFGSVLSAIGSSESISIRPGEVCHSCLMKLGLNKDPVVLNALLDMYAKRGHISESLQIFKEIPERSQVAWTAIISAYARHGDYESVINLFKEMEREHVRPDSLTFLSVLTVCGRKGMVDKGRELFKSMISVYSIEPSQEHYSCMVDMLGRAGRLDEAEELVKQIPGGPGVSVLQSLLGSCRVYGNVEMGRWAADALMQMEPQESGSYVLMSNLYAEKGDWEKVAMIRKVMRNKGVKKEIGFSWADVGDTDASLHLHGFSSDDKSHKQWEEIYKMAECLGLGMKLILKAGEDVALQM, from the coding sequence ATGATCACCCGCCATTTGATTTTCAAAACCCTCCCAAATTCAACTCAAAACACTTTCAAAACTGCCCGAAAACTCAACTCTTTTCAACATGCCCACCAACTGTTTGATGAAATTCCTCATCCAGATAACATCTCTATTCACCATTCCATGCTCACAGAGATTCGTAAGAACTGTCATTCTGGTGCTCTTGACATATTTAAGAGACAGGTGCACCTGGGTTTTTTCAGCATTGATGAAGTCGCGATCGCCATTGCCCTCAAGGCGTGTCGGGGAGACTTGAAATATGGGTACCAAATACATGGGTATGCTGTGACTTCTGGCTTCTTTGGTTATGTTACTGTTGCAAATGCTTTAATGAATGTGTATTGTAAGTCGGGAAAGTTTAATAAAGCTTTGTCGATATTTGACGATGTTGGTATTAGTGATGTAGTTTCTTGGAATACAATGCTTTCGGGGTTTCAGGATGTTGAAGATGTGGTGAGTTTTTCTTGTAAGATGAATTCAAGTGGGGTTAAATTTGATGCTGTTACGTATAATGTTGTTCTAGCGCGTTGTGCAGGTAGTGGAGTGTTTGGTTTTGGAAGTCAGTTGCATTGTTTAGTACTGAAATGTGGGATGGATGGTGAAATATATGTTGGGAATGCGCTTATATCGTTGTATGCTAAATGCGGAAGAATGGTTGAAGcaaataaattatttaaagataTGCCCAAAAAAGATTTGGTTTCGTGGAATGCTATGGTGTCTGCTTACTCTCAGGAGGGAAATTATGGAGTTGAGGCCATTGAACTTTTTGTTCAGATGGTAAGAGAGGGAATGGAGCTTGATCATGTTTCATTTACTAGTCTAGTTTCGTCTTGCGGGAATGAAATAAATTTGAAGCTTGGAAGGCAGGTGCATGGCTTAACTATCAAAAGAGGATTTGAGATGCATGTTGAGGTAGGTAATGTTTTAATTTCTATGTATTCCAAGTGTGAGGTTACAGAAGATGCACAATTGGTCTTTTGGAGCATGACTGATCGTAATGTAGTATCATGGACAACAATGATTTCTATAAACGAAGAGATTGCTGTTACTCTATTTAATAAGATGAGAGTGAATGGAGTTTATCCAAATGATGTTACGTGTGTTGGACTAATTCACGCCATAACAAAGAATGATATGATGTCCGAAGGCAAAATGGTTCATGGGTTTTGCATAAAGACAAGTTTTGTAACGGAAATGAATGTTGCCAATTGCTTCATCACCATGTATGCTAGGTTCAAGGCCATGGTAGACTCAAAAAAAGTGTTTAATGAACTTGAGTGCAGAGAAATTGTCTCTTGGAATGCTCTAATATCTGGATATGATCAAAATGAAATGTATCAGGAAGCTGTACATACATTTTATCTAGCAAGATTACATTTACAACCAAATCATTACTCATTTGGCAGTGTTTTAAGTGCAATTGGTTCATCCGAGTCCATTTCTATAAGGCCTGGAGAAGTGTGTCATTCTTGTTTAATGAAGCTTGGACTGAACAAGGATCCTGTTGTTTTAAATGCTCTCCTTGACATGTATGCAAAACGTGGGCACATTTCGGAGTCTCTTCAAATATTCAAAGAGATACCAGAAAGAAGCCAGGTTGCTTGGACAGCAATTATATCAGCCTATGCAAGGCATGGAGACTATGAATCAGTTATAAATTTGTTTAAAGAGATGGAAAGGGAACATGTAAGACCAGATTCACTTACATTCCTTTCTGTTTTAACTGTTTGTGGCAGAAAGGGAATGGTTGATAAAGGTCGTGAATTATTTAAATCAATGATAAGCGTTTATTCAATTGAGCCATCTCAAGAGCATTATTCGTGCATGGTAGACATGTTGGGACGTGCAGGGCGGTTAGATGAGGCAGAGGAGCTTGTGAAACAGATTCCAGGAGGACCGGGAGTGTCTGTTTTACAGAGCTTGCTTGGATCTTGCAGAGTATATGGTAACGTGGAAATGGGGAGGTGGGCAGCCGATGCTTTGATGCAGATGGAGCCTCAAGAATCAGGTTCTTATGTGTTGATGTCAAACTTATATGCAGAAAAGGGGGATTGGGAGAAGGTGGCAATGATACGAAAAGTGATGAGAAATAAAGGTGTAAAGAAGGAGATAGGTTTTAGTTGGGCAGATGTAGGTGACACTGATGCTTCCTTGCATTTACATGGATTCTCATCAGATGACAAGTCCCATAAACAATGGGAGGAGATATACAAAATGGCAGAATGCTTAGGGTTAGGAATGAAATTAATTTTAAAGGCTGGGGAAGATGTTGCATTGCAAATGTAA